From a single Fusobacterium pseudoperiodonticum genomic region:
- a CDS encoding Imm49 family immunity protein has product MLVGKKKFDEKFKHVLGIIEYSQDRLEGEKVSLELITNKEGDPLSCMTMLGHDYHQMASVNLLVDKDIEKFRQNMYLSTKLCLLGSDTRSYLIPHVEDFFSALMSNNQDILEFFKKYSDILAYEKEKNFYKKSYSGSFLSRTVLLALKGEWEDVILRANLYLANPSKNTKDKYYYLQFEFLKALAEKNVEKMKESINTMLDLKVARTMVYNMDLYFDFYLQIYALIYAKIALYHGIDLEVDSDIAPKELIDNTPAKEYPEPYEFMKKFDLKTITAEEWKAWIYEYHPKPEELKKEEEEGYFI; this is encoded by the coding sequence ATGTTAGTGGGGAAAAAGAAATTTGATGAAAAGTTTAAACATGTATTAGGAATTATTGAGTATTCACAGGATAGACTTGAAGGAGAAAAAGTTTCATTAGAGTTAATAACTAATAAAGAAGGAGATCCTTTAAGTTGTATGACAATGTTAGGACATGATTATCATCAAATGGCATCCGTCAATTTATTAGTGGATAAAGATATTGAAAAATTTAGACAAAATATGTATCTTAGTACAAAATTATGTTTACTTGGCTCAGATACTAGAAGTTATCTCATACCACATGTAGAAGACTTTTTCTCAGCATTAATGTCAAACAATCAGGATATTTTAGAATTTTTTAAAAAATATAGTGATATTTTAGCTTATGAAAAAGAAAAAAATTTTTATAAAAAAAGTTATAGTGGTTCTTTTTTATCAAGGACGGTTTTACTTGCTTTAAAAGGAGAATGGGAAGATGTAATATTAAGAGCTAATCTCTATTTAGCTAATCCTTCAAAGAATACAAAGGATAAATATTATTATCTTCAATTTGAATTTTTAAAAGCATTAGCAGAAAAGAATGTTGAAAAAATGAAAGAAAGTATAAATACTATGCTTGATTTAAAAGTAGCAAGAACAATGGTATACAATATGGATCTTTATTTTGATTTTTATCTTCAAATATATGCACTAATATATGCAAAGATAGCTTTATATCACGGAATAGACTTAGAAGTGGATAGTGATATTGCACCGAAAGAATTAATAGATAATACACCCGCTAAAGAATATCCAGAACCTTACGAATTTATGAAAAAATTTGATTTAAAAACTATTACAGCAGAAGAATGGAAAGCTTGGATATATGAATATCATCCAAAACCAGAAGAATTAAAAAAAGAAGAAGAAGAAGGATACTTTATTTAA